The following DNA comes from Ignavibacteriales bacterium.
GATTCGGTGCGCACAAGAAGACGGTCATTACCGGTGCGGAAATGTTCCGCAAGGAGCTCGATGAAGTCACGGCGGGTGACAATGCCGGATTGCTTCTCCGCGGTGTTGAGAAGGACGAACTTGAGCGCGGAATGGTCATTGCAAAGACCGGTTCGATCACGCCTCACAAGAAATTCAATGCACAGGTCTACGTTCTGAAGAAAGACGAAGGTGGACGTCACACGCCGTTTATGAACGGTTACCGTCCCCAGTTCTACTTCCGGACGACGGACGTGACGGGTGTCGTCTCTCTCCCGGGCGGTATTGAGATGGTGATGCCGGGTGACAACGTGGACAACATGCTGGTTGAGCTTGTCTCCGACGTTGCTATGGAAGAGGGCCTCCGTTTCGCCATCCGCGAAGGCGGACGTACGGTGGGCGCAGGTGTCGTATCAAAAATCGTTGAGTAATCCTAGGGGTTCTGGCTTCTGGCCGGAACCCTTTCACTTTTTTCATTCTCGTAACTGAGGGAGGAATCTTCGTTGGCTGGTCAGAAGATTCGCATCAAGTTAAAGTCGTACGATCACAATCTGATCGATAAATCGGCTGAGAAGATCATCAAGACGGTCAAAGCAACCGGAGCCGTAGTGTCAGGTCCCATTCCGTTGCCCACGAAGCGGTCGCTGTACGTCGTGAACCGGTCTCCTCACGTTGACAAGAAATCGCGCGAGCAATTCGAAACGCGATCGCACAAACGTTTGATCGACATTCTCAACTCGACAAGCAAGACGGTGGATTCGTTGATGAAGCTGGAATTGCCTGCCGGCGTTGACGTAGAGATCAAAGTATAGTGTCGCTCGGTTGATCGGACGAAACCTTCACTTATT
Coding sequences within:
- the rpsJ gene encoding 30S ribosomal protein S10, whose product is MAGQKIRIKLKSYDHNLIDKSAEKIIKTVKATGAVVSGPIPLPTKRSLYVVNRSPHVDKKSREQFETRSHKRLIDILNSTSKTVDSLMKLELPAGVDVEIKV